The Bacteroidales bacterium genomic sequence GCAAAGAAAAGCACCGAAAGCCTCCGGGTCCGCCGAATCTTCGGTTACGCGGCCATTAACCCTTGCAACAAGGGGTATAAAGGTAAGAAAGGATATTCCGAGACTACTGAAAAACCGGTACACTTCTTTCGGGTAATTCACATTTTTACTGTGGATGACGCAAAGGATTTCGGGGTCGACTCCATGCATTACCAGCAGGTCAAATGCATGCATTACTTTTCTGAACGTCCCTGATCCATCTTTGTCAACCCTGAACCGGTTATGCAGCTCTTCGGGACCATCCAGGCTGAGTCCGACACCAAAATCATGATCGGCAAAAAACCGGCACCATGATTCATTAATCAGGATTCCGTTGGTTTGTACCGCATTCCGGATGGTTTTACCGGGCGGACAATATTTCTGCTGAAGTTCAATGGCTTTCCTGAAAAAATCAATACCGGCAATAAGGGGTTCGCCTCCATGCCAGGAAAATGTAACCACCGGTTCAGTAGTGGCTTCAATCTGTTGCCGGATCACTGATTCAAGCAGGTTTGCATCCATAACCTTCACACTGCTGAAAAGATTTTTCTTCTGCAGGTAATAGCAGTATGAACAGCTTAAATTGCATACCGGTCCGGCCGGCTTTAAAAAAATCTGGAAATCTCTTTTATGGTTGATCAAAGGGTTGGCAACTCCCATGGCTTTCTGTAGTTGGCCTTCAGATAAGCATCCGCACCGGTATCATTGATAAAACTGCTTGTGTCACCATTCCAGTATAGCCTTCTGCCTGTGCGATAGGCAATATTCCCAAGATTGGCCACTCTTGCTATGTGGGCACCTATATCAATACCTGCGTTGGGCGTTACGGAAGAATCACGGATACAGGCTAGGAAATTCTTCATATGATTTTCAAGGCCCTTACCGTTACCCTTCTTCAACGGCACACTCTCCATTAAAGCTTTTCCGTTGCCGGGTTCAGGGATTACCTCCCAGCCGTTTCTGTCGACAACAAGGGTTCCCAGGTTGCCTACAAAGCCTACGCCATGTGAACGGCCGTAATAACCTCCGTCAATGCCAATGGCATGATCCCACAAAAGCGTGAAATCATTAAATTCGTAAAGTGCCTGCAACGTGTCAGGTGTTTCACAAGCGTCTTCGGGATAGGCAAATTTACCGCCCATTGCCATAACCGATTTGGGCTGCCCTGCATTCATGCCGAAAAGGGCATAATCGAGAATATGAACTCCCCAGTCGGTCATCATCCCCCCTGCATAATCCCAGAACCACCGGAATGTAAAGTGAAACCGGTTTTTGTTAAAAGGCCTCAGCGGAGCCGGTCCCAGCCAGAAATCATAATCAACTCCGGCGGGCACCGGTTCATCGGGTACAACTGGCACCGATTTCATCCATCCCTGGTATGACCAGGCACGAACGGTCCTGATTTTACCCAGCTTACCCGAATGAACGAAAGCCACAGCGTCCTGCCAGTGTGGATCGCTTCGTTGCCACTGACCTATTTGCACAACCTTACCGTACTTCTTTGCTGCTTTTTGCATCAGGTCGATTTCCTGGACGCTGTTTGAAAGAGGCTTTTCAGAATAAACATTCTTTCCTGCCTGCAGGGCATATATGAAAGGAAGGCAGTGCCAGTGATCCGGTGTGCCTATGATGACTACGTCAAGCGACTTATCTTCGAGCAGCTTCCTGAAATCTTTATACAGGGCCGGTTTCTTACCCTGTATCTTTTCCACTTCAAGTGCTCTGGCATTGAGTACATTCTCATCCACATCACAAAGCGCAGCACATTCGGTATTTGGCTGTCTTAAAAATGCCTGCAGGTCGGCAAAGCCCATCCCGTTAATACCTATGGCACCGGCCACTATTTTATCATTGGGAGAACCAGCAAAAGCTTTTGCAGTAAGGGGAAATGAGGCCATAATACCTGCACCGGCAACGGCTGCCAGGCCACCCGTTAAGAATTTTCGACGATTGATCATTTGTAGTGAAATTTATTACCCTAAGATAATTAAAATTTCAACCTAGTTAGGTACATATTCAAACGGTAACCAATCGCCAACCCGTAATTCAGCCATTTTGCCGCTCAGGCTTATTTTTGTGAAATCGTATTGTCCTGTATGGTTGAAGGCAATATTATCAGAAAGAAATTTAAAGTAGGTAAGGTTCCTGTTATAGGAAATTGTGAGGTTCCCGTTAAAATAAAAATACTTTATGCCCTCTCCTTCTGTCACTGTTTTTTTATACAGGCTTTTTCCCTTAATGTACTCACTTGAATTATAAACGTATTCATTTGAATAAGAAAGGTAAACCTTTGAATTATGTTCGGAGCTATAACCTGTGAAACCCTGCTTCTGAACTGTATTTGAATAAAGGCTCCTGAAAAAATGCATAGGTGAACCATAATAAGCATGACGCCTTCTCTTAATAATCTTTTTTAAATCACTGCTGTCCTTTAGATCCTGCTGATATAAAATATAGCCTGTCATTCTGAAGTCACCTGTCTGGCGACAATATACGAATTCATCAAGAAAACAGGCCATATTATAACCAAGCAGAGGATTATGAATGCGGATCAGGTTTTTAGCATAGGCTTTTAGTGTATCAGAACTGCCGTAATTAAAGGTAACATCCTTTTCATTCAGAATTTCACATCTTTTGCCATATATTGAACCGCCAAGGAACTCCCTTCTGAAGATTTTAAGATCGGCCTCTCTTTCCTCAAGCAGTGATGCACCGCTAACATGGACCTCCTTCATTTCATAAACTTTTGGCTCAAGGAGAACCTTTATTTCTTTTGCCGGCAAACCGCTGATTGTAACTGAATAGTACCCTACAGCACTTACAGTCAAAGGCATTGCACTGCGACCGCTTATATCAATTGAAAATCTCCCGTGATTGTCCGTACTGGTTCCTACGAACGTCCCGTTAAAATATACTGAAGCAAAAGGTATTGTATCATTCGTCTGGCTATCAAGAACTACTCCACTGATAACTTGCGAGTATAAGGCAGCCGATATTTGGAAAACCACAAAAAACAGGATCAGGTTTTTCATAGGAGAACTATTGGTGAAAATAGGGCGACTACAATTTCGTTGTGATTAGTACAACGCCGCCAAAAGCCCTTGATCCGTACATAGCCGCACTGGCTCCTTTAAGAACCGTAACTGTGGCTACTTGTGAGGGAGATATGGAAGGTAAATAATCCATTGGCATATTATCAACCACGTACAAGGGAGGTACAAAACCCTGAAAAGTTCTTGAACCTGCAACGATTAACATTCCATTCATTAAAGTTAACCCGGGAGTTTCCAACAGCATTTGGTCAATCGAATTATATTTTTTCTTCGAATGCTCCACATCCAGAAATCCGACCGCATCGGCAGCATACTTTTTCCTTATGGCACTATACCCTGTATTTACAATTTCCTCAGACTTTGTTTCTTTTTCAGGTTCAACAGCCACACGGCCAAATGTAAAGTCAATCCGGTTTCTGCTATCGATTTTCTCTTCCAGGTAGCCAACACCGAGTGCTACTACCCCGATATTTTGCGCTGACCGTTTAACTTTGATCGAATAATTCCCGTTGTCATCCGATTTTGTATTGGTGGTTTCATTATCAACGACAATTATCGCATCGGAAACAGGAGTGCCATCCACATCCAGGATGACTCCTTCAATAATAAAAGTAATATCCCTGGCCTGGGCTTCTACCAGGTGCGGGAGAATACATAAAAATGATAAAAGTAAAACTGGTTTCACGGCAGTTAAGTTTTGGGTCAGAAAAAAGTTACGTCAAAAAATGTACCGATATATAACTACAAATTGAATTTCTCACCTGTTCATATAATATTCAACCGGCAACCAGTCACCAATACGTCTTGAAGCCATATCACCCTGCCATTTAATTTCTGGGACATAAAATCCATACTGATCAAACGTCAATTTTTCGCTGATGGGAATTGCCAGTGAAGTTTTTCTGTCGTGCTGCACATAAAATGTCGATTTACAGTTCAGTAAACGCGTAACACTGTCATTTATAGCTACAGAATCCGTGAGTTGAAATTCGTTCCAGTTTTTATCCATCACAGCGAAATCTTCAAGATTACCACTCCAAAGTGACTTGAAGAAATGGGGAATGGAACCATTGTAAGCCCTGAATCGCCTGTTTTCAACCTGGTTTCTGTTAAGTGCATTAACAAGGTCTTCGTTAAAGGAAATCACACCCTTAATATAATAATCTGTTGTTCTCCTGTTAAATTCAAACTTATCCAGGTAATAAGTAACCGTGTAACCAAGGTTGGGATTCCTCACCGTTATGGGATTGTAAGCAAATGCACGAAGAGTGTCGGAATGCGAACCACTGTTAAATACCACATCGTTTTCATTCAGTATGATACATCGCAATGCATTTGGCGTGGTTCCCAGGAAAACTTCCCTGAAAATCCGCATGTCTTTTTTTCTCTGTTTTTTTGAACCATGGGCATTAACAATAACCTCTTTAAAGGCATATACTTTTGGAGAAAGATAAACGGTTACTGGTATAGCAGGAGAATATTCGCTGATTTCACGGGAATAATAGCCGATTGCACTTACAGTAAGCGGTATAAATGGTTTACCGGCCAGATCAATTGTGAAGTATCCATGTGCATCAGTGTTTGTTCCTTTGAACGTGCCTTCGAAAAACACTGATGCATAAGAAATGGTGTCATGGTTGGTTGCATCCAGTACATAACCTCTAACAACCTGTCCTGAACAGGGCAGATAAAGTAAAGCCATACAATGCCACAACAGAAGGGGTTTGAAAACTCTGTTGAACGACATAACAACTACTCAAGTGATTTTCTCTTGATAAGGATAACTCCTCCGTAACCTCTTGTACCATAAATGGAAGCAGCTGATCCTTTCAGTACCTCGATGGAAGCAACGGTTGCAGGGGAAATATCATCAATGCTTGTTACCGGCACTCCGTCAACTACGAACAAAGGATCTACGGTTCCCTGGAAATCACGGGCATCATTCACAACGACTCTTGTTCCGGTTACCTTAACTCCCGGAACGGTTTGTAGCATTTCAAAAATATTGGCATACGTTCTGGGTGCCCGTGTATTCTTTACTTTGCCTACAGAAGTTGTCAGTTTTTCCTTTTCAACCGAGTTATAGCCTGTATTGACCATGTTATCAGACGGAGCCTCTTTATCTGCTTCTTTCTTTTCCACCCTGTTTGCATTGAAATAGAAATTGATCTCCGTACGGTCCGAAATATCCTGTTCAATAACCCCGCTGCCGAAGGCAACAACACCGATTGTACGGGCATAAGGCTTTACTTTAACCAGGTAATGACCCTGATCATCCGTCATTTTATTGGTCTTTACGCCATCAATCATAATCATGGCATTTTGCAACGGCTTACTTTCTTTATCGAGTACTGTACCCGAAATGGTTATCTTTTTATCGGATTTTTGCGCTGAAAGCTGGAAGAAAGGCAAAGAAGCCAACAGCAAACAAATCAATATACCTGACTTTTTCATGGAAAGAATTATTAATCCAACAAATTACTACTGTTTTTAACTCTGAAAGGGCTATCTAAATTACGTAATTTTCAGTGAAATCAAGTTGCAACTTTATAATTTTTCTATGCTTAAGCCATCTAAAGCAAGTGTTTTACAAAACTAACAGAGAATCCATGTGTTATACATGTAAATTGAGATTAGGGAAAATAGCTGATTATGTATAATTCACTGAAGAAGATTGCCAAAGATACAGGCCGCGAAGGTTTACTTCCGCAAAATCTTTCAGATGAGATTCTCACCAGGTTACTTGATATTTTCATCAAAATAACAAAGATAAACGCTCATCATCCTGATTTCTTTGATGATCCGGACATTGTAAAGGAACTTAGCGATGAGATCAAATCAATAAGTTTACTTGTAAAATTGTTTACCACTCAAAAAGCACCGAGCAATGAAGTGTTTGATAAAGCATTCAGAAGCCTCCGTTATTATTACTGGGTTGAAAAATACAGAAGGGATAACAACATCAATATAAGGCTCCCGACAGTTGAAAGTATTCTTGATCATCCTACCTGATTGATCTTTTGTTCCTGTTTTTTGTTTCTAACAAAATCCGGGAATGAAAGGAATCTTCGTTTTTGTTCTACTGTTATGTTATACTGAAAGCTACGGGCAGGAAACAATCAATTACCGTGTCCGACATAAACCCATTCCCATACTTGAAAATACAAACGGAAAGGTGCTGGCAAGAGTTCCCCGCAATCATGCGTTTACGTTTGTTGAATACACCGACAGTTGCGGTTGCTTTTTAGTGGAGTATAAAAAAACAAGGGGCATTATTGATTCTGCATCACTGATGGCTGATGTTTACGGAGATGAGCCCGGCCTTGGCCACGAAAGGATAATGACCAATCTGAAAAATAAACTTGATCCGGAACTTAAGGCGGCCGCCCTTAAAAGAAAATCAGAACTTATCAGAAAATACGGATATCCCGAAGGGTTGCAGGTTTCTGAAAGAAAAATCTGGATCGGGATGACTGTTGATATGACACTCGACAGTTGGGGCATTCCTTATAAAATTAAGAGAAGCAGCACGGACTGGGGCCCCCGGGAACAATGGGTCTATTCAGATGCATACCTTTACTTTGAAAACGGGATACTCGCCGAAATTATGACAATCAAAGCATCTGAACGTTAATGGTAACCTTTATCAGCCGGTAATGAAAATATCTGATCACAGAGATCCCCTCTGTGCATACATTCTACCTCTAACCATAGTATTCATTTAAAATCCTTTTATGAAAAAGTCTCTATTTACGGTTTTCATTCTATGCTCATATGTATTCGCTTTACCCCAATCACTTAATATCGTCTTCGACGGGGATTCCCAGACATCTTCGGGTACATGGCCCCAAAAAATTATTGAATTGCTTCAATCGCAGGGTTATACCTCTGTTCGCTATGCCAATTTTGCTGTTTCAGGTCAAACCACCTTCCAAATGGTAAGTGATGTGACCTCACAGGTTGTGCCAAGGTACTCATCGGGCTATGATGAAAACCTTGTCCTGTATTACATCGGTTATAATGATACATGGGCAGGCAGTAACGTTGATGTTACCGATCTTTACAATAACCTGGTGAAATATTATACCACGCTGAAATCAGCAGGTTTTAAGGTTTTGATGATCAATCTCCCCGATGGTATAAACCGATCCGGCATTTCGGAAATTAATTCAATGTTTGCTTCAAAAAATACTGCCTTAGCTGATGTTTTTGTAAACTGCAGGGAACCGGGTGGTGTTTTTGAAGACTACACCAATACAACCTGGTACAGGGATAATGTTCACCTGAGTACCACCGGGTTAAATTACCTGGCTGAAAAGTATGTTTTTCCGAAACTCTCGGAGTTGCCTGATGTTGTACCACAGGTGCCATCAGGATCTGCATTGCTTACCGGACTTGAATCCTATTACAAACTGGATGAAACATCAGGGAATGCAAAAGATGAAACCGGGAGCAACCCCGGAGTTGTATCTTCTTCCGTTACAAGAACTGCCGGACGAGTAAACGGCGGCTACCTGTTTGACGGAAACACCGATTATATTACATTTTCAAAATTATCAACGCTTAAAACCGGAACATACTCATGCTGGATCAGGATTTCATCCCTAAACGATGACTTACTGATCATGGGTAATGACTCATACTATTCCAGGATTTTTATTGGCAGCAACAACAACCTGAAAGTTGAGACCAACACAAACGGGCAGGAATTTGCATTTTACAGCCCGTTCGCCTTAAACACATGGTATCATATTGCCCTTGTGAGAAACAACGACAACGTAACTTTTTACAGAAATGGGATTTCCCTGGGAACCAGTTCCATTTCAGGTTCTGCTAATATGTCCTTAAGACAGATCGGTTTCAATGGAAGAAGCTTCCGTGGTGTGATTGATGAAGTCGGCATTTGGTCAAGGGCACTTACATCGCAGGAAGTTGCATTGGTATACAATAGTGCCTATCCGTTTTCAGGTACACTCTCTGTACCCCCCACCCCACCGGTAATTGACGCGGGTCCGATTTCATCATCGTCGTTGCTTACTTCATTGAAAGCCTATTACAAATTTGATGAGACATCCGGCAATGCCCGTGATGAGGCCGGTGGCAATACCGGGTATGTGTCTGCAGGTGTTACAAAAGTTGCAGGAAGGGTAAATGGCGGTTTCCATTTCGACAGTAACAGTGATTATGTTACGCTGTCCAATCCGTTAACCCACAAAACGGCAACGTATTCATTCTGGATGAAAATTCAATCCATCACTGACGATTTAATCATAATGGGCCATAATGCTTATTATTCCAGAATTTTTATAGGCGCCAATAATAACATAAAAATCGAAACGAATACAAATGGCCAGGAATTCGACTTCTATAATACCTTTACAACCGGTACCTGGCATCATATTACACTAGTAAGAGAAAATGATCAGATGAGGTTATACCGTAACGGAATTCATATCGGCGCCACGTCTATTTCCGGATCCAATTCTCTTACTATATCCCAGATTGGCTTCAATGGAAGAAGCTTCAGGGGTACACTGGACGAAGTAGGAATATGGGACCGTGCCCTTACAGCAGGAGAAATTGCCCTTCTTAACAGCGGACAAACCTATCCCTTCTCATCATTGAAATCTACAAATCTTCCGGAAGAACCTGAAGAAATCAATGAATTGACTTTCTATCCGAATCCGGCAGGTGAAATGATTCATCTGAATCAGACCTATTCATCTATTTGTGTTTATGATTTGCATGGCCGGCAGGTGATCCGCAAAACCAACCAGGATTATCTTGAGGTCTCAGGATTGACAGGGGGGATTTATATCCTTGAGGCAAATGATAACGGAAAAATCTTTAGAAGTAAGGTTGTACATCCTTGATACTACTCCCGGCCTGAAGGTCGGTGTTTTTTCAATAGCCCCGGCCTTTTAGGCCGGGGTAATATTATATAAAAACTCCCGTCGTTAGCGGGGGCTCTACATATTTTTACTATTTTAGATTCGCTTTCAAGGTAATATTCACCGATGACAGTGTTTTCGAAATCGGGCAATTGGCTTTGGCTTCGTTGGCCAGTTCCAGGAATGTTTTCTGATCAATACC encodes the following:
- a CDS encoding anaerobic sulfatase maturase → MGVANPLINHKRDFQIFLKPAGPVCNLSCSYCYYLQKKNLFSSVKVMDANLLESVIRQQIEATTEPVVTFSWHGGEPLIAGIDFFRKAIELQQKYCPPGKTIRNAVQTNGILINESWCRFFADHDFGVGLSLDGPEELHNRFRVDKDGSGTFRKVMHAFDLLVMHGVDPEILCVIHSKNVNYPKEVYRFFSSLGISFLTFIPLVARVNGRVTEDSADPEAFGAFLCTVFDEWQQNGIGQIKIQIIEEALRMAFNIPHSLCIFRPECGGIPVIEHNGNFYSCDHYVAGEHLVGNIQERTVSAMLDCDRQKIFGRQKASLPQYCLKCEVLGMCHGECPKNRFATAPDGEPGLNYLCPGYRMFFNHCLPMVEALKGL
- a CDS encoding TonB-dependent receptor plug domain-containing protein, whose translation is MKPVLLLSFLCILPHLVEAQARDITFIIEGVILDVDGTPVSDAIIVVDNETTNTKSDDNGNYSIKVKRSAQNIGVVALGVGYLEEKIDSRNRIDFTFGRVAVEPEKETKSEEIVNTGYSAIRKKYAADAVGFLDVEHSKKKYNSIDQMLLETPGLTLMNGMLIVAGSRTFQGFVPPLYVVDNMPMDYLPSISPSQVATVTVLKGASAAMYGSRAFGGVVLITTKL
- a CDS encoding carboxypeptidase-like regulatory domain-containing protein, giving the protein MKNLILFFVVFQISAALYSQVISGVVLDSQTNDTIPFASVYFNGTFVGTSTDNHGRFSIDISGRSAMPLTVSAVGYYSVTISGLPAKEIKVLLEPKVYEMKEVHVSGASLLEEREADLKIFRREFLGGSIYGKRCEILNEKDVTFNYGSSDTLKAYAKNLIRIHNPLLGYNMACFLDEFVYCRQTGDFRMTGYILYQQDLKDSSDLKKIIKRRRHAYYGSPMHFFRSLYSNTVQKQGFTGYSSEHNSKVYLSYSNEYVYNSSEYIKGKSLYKKTVTEGEGIKYFYFNGNLTISYNRNLTYFKFLSDNIAFNHTGQYDFTKISLSGKMAELRVGDWLPFEYVPN
- a CDS encoding TonB-dependent receptor plug domain-containing protein, with the translated sequence MKKSGILICLLLASLPFFQLSAQKSDKKITISGTVLDKESKPLQNAMIMIDGVKTNKMTDDQGHYLVKVKPYARTIGVVAFGSGVIEQDISDRTEINFYFNANRVEKKEADKEAPSDNMVNTGYNSVEKEKLTTSVGKVKNTRAPRTYANIFEMLQTVPGVKVTGTRVVVNDARDFQGTVDPLFVVDGVPVTSIDDISPATVASIEVLKGSAASIYGTRGYGGVILIKRKSLE
- a CDS encoding Gfo/Idh/MocA family oxidoreductase; protein product: MINRRKFLTGGLAAVAGAGIMASFPLTAKAFAGSPNDKIVAGAIGINGMGFADLQAFLRQPNTECAALCDVDENVLNARALEVEKIQGKKPALYKDFRKLLEDKSLDVVIIGTPDHWHCLPFIYALQAGKNVYSEKPLSNSVQEIDLMQKAAKKYGKVVQIGQWQRSDPHWQDAVAFVHSGKLGKIRTVRAWSYQGWMKSVPVVPDEPVPAGVDYDFWLGPAPLRPFNKNRFHFTFRWFWDYAGGMMTDWGVHILDYALFGMNAGQPKSVMAMGGKFAYPEDACETPDTLQALYEFNDFTLLWDHAIGIDGGYYGRSHGVGFVGNLGTLVVDRNGWEVIPEPGNGKALMESVPLKKGNGKGLENHMKNFLACIRDSSVTPNAGIDIGAHIARVANLGNIAYRTGRRLYWNGDTSSFINDTGADAYLKANYRKPWELPTL
- a CDS encoding carboxypeptidase-like regulatory domain-containing protein: MSFNRVFKPLLLWHCMALLYLPCSGQVVRGYVLDATNHDTISYASVFFEGTFKGTNTDAHGYFTIDLAGKPFIPLTVSAIGYYSREISEYSPAIPVTVYLSPKVYAFKEVIVNAHGSKKQRKKDMRIFREVFLGTTPNALRCIILNENDVVFNSGSHSDTLRAFAYNPITVRNPNLGYTVTYYLDKFEFNRRTTDYYIKGVISFNEDLVNALNRNQVENRRFRAYNGSIPHFFKSLWSGNLEDFAVMDKNWNEFQLTDSVAINDSVTRLLNCKSTFYVQHDRKTSLAIPISEKLTFDQYGFYVPEIKWQGDMASRRIGDWLPVEYYMNR
- a CDS encoding LamG-like jellyroll fold domain-containing protein; this encodes MKKSLFTVFILCSYVFALPQSLNIVFDGDSQTSSGTWPQKIIELLQSQGYTSVRYANFAVSGQTTFQMVSDVTSQVVPRYSSGYDENLVLYYIGYNDTWAGSNVDVTDLYNNLVKYYTTLKSAGFKVLMINLPDGINRSGISEINSMFASKNTALADVFVNCREPGGVFEDYTNTTWYRDNVHLSTTGLNYLAEKYVFPKLSELPDVVPQVPSGSALLTGLESYYKLDETSGNAKDETGSNPGVVSSSVTRTAGRVNGGYLFDGNTDYITFSKLSTLKTGTYSCWIRISSLNDDLLIMGNDSYYSRIFIGSNNNLKVETNTNGQEFAFYSPFALNTWYHIALVRNNDNVTFYRNGISLGTSSISGSANMSLRQIGFNGRSFRGVIDEVGIWSRALTSQEVALVYNSAYPFSGTLSVPPTPPVIDAGPISSSSLLTSLKAYYKFDETSGNARDEAGGNTGYVSAGVTKVAGRVNGGFHFDSNSDYVTLSNPLTHKTATYSFWMKIQSITDDLIIMGHNAYYSRIFIGANNNIKIETNTNGQEFDFYNTFTTGTWHHITLVRENDQMRLYRNGIHIGATSISGSNSLTISQIGFNGRSFRGTLDEVGIWDRALTAGEIALLNSGQTYPFSSLKSTNLPEEPEEINELTFYPNPAGEMIHLNQTYSSICVYDLHGRQVIRKTNQDYLEVSGLTGGIYILEANDNGKIFRSKVVHP